A window of Triplophysa dalaica isolate WHDGS20190420 chromosome 7, ASM1584641v1, whole genome shotgun sequence contains these coding sequences:
- the pick1 gene encoding PRKCA-binding protein, with product MFTDMDYDLEEDKLGIPTVPGTVTLKKDPQNLIGISIGGGAQFCPCLYIVQVFDNTSAALDRTLAAGDEITGVNGKPVKGKTKVEVAKMIQAVQGEVVIQYNKLQADPKQGKSLDIVLKKVKHRLVENMSSGTADALGLSRAILCNDGLVKRLEELEKTAELYKGLMEHTKRLLRAFYELSQTHRAFGDVFSVIGVREPQAAASEAFVKFAEAHRNMEKFGIQLLKTIKPMLHDLNTYLHKAIPDTKLTIRKYLDVKFEYLSYCLKVKEMDDEEYSCIALGDPLYRVSTGNYEYRLVLRCRQEARARFAKMRKDVLEKIELLDQKHVQDIVFQLQRFVSGMSRYYDDCYGVLKEADVFPIEVDLSRTMLNYGGQNLSYEDEEEEENQGLEEDLQQTENGAEKLIDDE from the exons ATGTTTACAGACATGGATTATGACCTGGAGGAGGACAAACT AGGGATTCCTACAGTTCCCGGAACAGTGACCCTGAAGAAAGACCCACAGAACCTGATTGGGATCAGTATTGGGGGCGGAGCTCAGTTCTGTCCCTGCCTATACATTGTACAG gTGTTTGACAACACTTCAGCCGCTCTGGACCGGACTCTGGCCGCCGGTGATGAGATCACTGGTGTAAATGGCAAACCAGTGAAGGGAAAAACTAAAGTAGAGGTGGCCAAGATGATCCAGGCAGTTCAG gGTGAAGTTGTGATTCAGTACAATAAACTCCAGGCCGACCCAAAGCAGGGCAAATCTCTGGATATCG ttctGAAGAAGGTGAAGCATCGTCTGGTGGAGAACATGAGTTCAGGAACAGCAGACGCTCTTGGTCTCAGTCGAGCCATTCTGTGTAACG atgGTCTGGTGAAGAGGCTGGAGGAACTGGAGAAAACTGCAGAACTGTATAAAG gtttgATGGAACACACGAAGCGGTTGCTCAGAGCTTTCTATGAGCTCTCTCAGACACACAGAG CGTTTGGAGACGTGTTCTCTGTCATCGGCGTCCGTGAGCCGCAGGCCGCAGCCAGCGAGGCTTTCGTGAAGTTCGCTGAAGCTCACCGGAACATGGAGAAGTTCGGCATCCAGCTGCTGAAGACCATCAAACCC ATGCTGCACGATCTGAACACGTATCTGCACAAAGCCATTCCAGACACCAAACTCACCATCCGCAAGTATCTGGACGTCAAGTTTGAGTATCTG tcGTACTGTCTGAAGGTGAAGGAGATGGATGATGAGGAATACAGCTGTATC GCTCTGGGAGATCCGCTGTACCGCGTCAGCACCGGTAACTACGAGTACCGTCTGGTTCTGCGCTGTCGTCAGGAAGCTCGCGCTCGATTCGCCAAAATGCGTAAAGACGTCCTGGAGAAGATTGAGCTGCTGGATCAGAAACACG TTCAGGACATCGTCTTCCAGCTGCAGCGCTTCGTCTCGGGGATGTCTCGTTACTATGACGACTGTTACGGCGTTCTGAAAGAGGCAGACGTGTTCCCCATCGAGGTGGATCTGTCCAGAACCATGTTGAACTACGGCGGGCAGAACCTCTCGTATGAGgacgaggaagaggaggagaacCAAGGATTAGAAGAGGATCTCCAGCAGACTGAGAATGGAGCGGAGAAACTCATTGATGATGAATGA
- the plbd1a gene encoding phospholipase B-like 1: MTHVRDFILVCCVVVTARGDRLLKASAYWDSTHKAVVLKQGVLDPQSDAYGYYNDTLSSSGWGVLEVRAGYGQTAEPDDVTLYLAGYLEGFLTAPEIYDHYSNMYPQLINSPKALVAVKRFMAKQDVWSRRQVMRNRTDPLWVHMGLILAQLDGLQAGVADWAKQQGKKPLSQFNIQFLNAVGDLLDLIPALVPGDESTLNQYKTPPMGHCSALIKMLPGYENLLFAHSSWYTYAATMRIFKHWDFKLSEPHTATGKLSFSSYPGFLVSLDDFYLLGSGLMMTQTTNNVFNTSLYSYITPASLFAWQRVRLAHVLAHTGEEWGQIFSRFNSGTYNNQYMIVDTSRVSLGSKLEAGALTVVEQIPGLVEFSDQTQTLRRGYWPSYNVPFHRKIYLLSGYEQMWKAYGDDFSYDLCPRAKIFRRDQSSVNNMTSLKHIMRYNDYKNDPYSEGDPCKSICCRNDLREHHASPGGCYDTKVTDLHMAQEFVSEALNGPTTDGGLPVFSWEKFNGTLHQGLPQQYNFSFVSMQPQLFRP, translated from the exons atgacgCACGTGCGTGATTTTATTCTCGTTTGCTGTGTTGTCGTCACCGCGCGTGGAGACA GGCTGTTAAAGGCCTCGGCATACTGGGACTCGACCCATAAGGCCGTTGTGCTGAAGCAAGGCGTTCTGGACCCTCAGAGCGATGCTTACGGTTACTATAACGACACTCTCTCCTCCTCCGGCTGGGGTGTGCTGGAGGTGCGAGCCGGATACGGACAGACCGCTGAACCTGATGATGTCACGCTCTACCTGGCCGGATATCTGGAGGGTTTCCTGACGGCACC GGAGATTTACGATCATTATAGCAACATGTACCCACAGCTGATCAACAGCCCCAAAGCACTGGTGGCGGTCAAGCGCTTCATGGC GAAACAGGACGTCTGGTCCCGTCGGCAGGTGATGCGTAACCGCACGGATCCGTTGTGGGTTCACATGGGTCTGATTCTGGCTCAGCTGGACGGACTGCAGGCCGGTGTGGCCGACTGGGCCAAACAACAGGGGAAGAAA CCTCTGTCTCAGTTCAACATTCAGTTTCTGAACGCTGTCGGTGATCTTCTGGACCTGATCCCGGCGCTGGTGCCCGGTGATGAATCCACACTGAATCAGTACAAAACTCCTCCCATGGGTCACTGCTCGGCGCTCATTAAG aTGTTGCCGGGTTATGAGAATCTGTTGTTCGCTCACTCCAGCTGGTACACGTACGCCGCCACCATGCGCATCTTCAAacactgggactttaaactgAGTGAACCTCACACCGCCACTGGAAAACTGTCCTTCAGCAGCTATCccg ggTTTCTGGTGTCTCTGGATGATTTCTATCTGCTGGGCAGCGGTTTGATGATGACTCAGACCACCAATAACGTCTTCAACACCTCCCTCTACTCTTACATCACTCCTGCCAGTCTGTTCGCCTGGCAGCGGGTTCGACTGGCACACGTGCTGGCACACACAGGCGAGGAGTGGGGACAGATCTTCTCTAGATTCAACTCCG GCACATATAATAATCAGTACATGATCGTGGACACGAGTCGAGTGAGTCTGGGCAGTAAACTGGAGGCTGGAGCACTGACGGTGGTGGAACAGATCCCTGGACTGGTGGAGTTTTCAGATCAGACGCAGACGCTGCGGAGAG GTTACTGGCCGTCATATAACGTGCCGTTTCACCGTAAGATTTACCTGCTGAGCGGATACGAGCAGATGTGGAAGGCGTACGGCGACGACTTCTCTTACGACCTTTGCCCCCGTGCCAAGATCTTCCGTCGGGACCAGTCTTCAGTGAACAACATGACCTCCCTCAAACACATCATGAGATACAACG ATTATAAGAACGATCCGTACTCTGAGGGTGACCCGTGTAAATCCATCTGCTGTCGTAATGATCTGCGCGAGCATCACGCAAGTCCCGGAGGATGTTACGATACCAAG GTGACGGATCTTCACATGGCTCAGGAGTTTGTGTCGGAGGCTCTGAATGGACCGACCACAGACGGCGGGCTTCCCGTCTTCTCCTGGGAGAAGTTTAACGGTACTTTACATCAGGGTCTTCCTCAACAATACAACTTCAGTTTCGTCAGCATGCAGCCGCAGCTCTTCAGACCCTGA